Proteins encoded in a region of the Pseudochaenichthys georgianus chromosome 20, fPseGeo1.2, whole genome shotgun sequence genome:
- the zbtb47b gene encoding zinc finger and BTB domain-containing protein 47, giving the protein MLIVEKTTDFPSAEFSLVEDVALHFTCLMDRLNEQRLFQPDLCDVDIVLVRQHSTFPAHKGVLAAYSPFFHSLFAQSKQLRRVDLSLDALTSQGLQQILNFIYTSKLLVSSRTVRDVLNAAALLQMSDIAASCRDLISSHSLRTTCADMANQEGAGVATPSSLLYTDIKQEAELGYKREGSFSVRVEEAGKTKVESNGEQSKSPDSHASFNRDQIIVEVNLNNQTLNVSKGPESKSANIIEAGAMFSCCHDERDSEEESEAENDDTVGEEEDDDLRRGGMMGQSSGEEDEEEEDEEEEENTLNIPGLEPPALMARPRRGTRAFAISCTTTSMRQTLTEATLANQRPGKRMLDPDGPGQKVRLEEKQHFPCKKCPRVFNNRWYLEKHMNVTHNRMQICNNCGKRFLLESELLLHQQTDCEKSIQCVTCGKAFKKLWSLHEHNKIVHGYAEKKFSCEICEKKFYTMAHVRKHMVAHTKDMPFTCETCGKSFKRSMSLKVHSLQHSGEKPFKCENCSERFQYKYQLRSHMSIHIGHKQFMCQWCGKDFNMKQYFDEHMKTHTGEKPYICEICGKSFTSRPNMKRHRRTHTGEKPYPCEVCGQRFRFSNMLKAHREKCFRVSNPMVSDGTDPLGLHQPLASPDVDSPGSATTPSAASNPLHGSLLHSMGGLPPTQHLPPPPPLFSAGRMNSNN; this is encoded by the exons ATG CTCATAGTGGAGAAAACCACAGACTTCCCCTCTGCTGAGTTCTCCCTGGTGGAGGATGTGGCCCTGCACTTCACCTGTTTGATGGACAGGCTGAACGAGCAGCGCCTCTTCCAGCCCGACCTGTGTGACGTTGACATCGTTCTGGTTCGTCAGCACAGCACCTTCCCGGCCCATAAGGGGGTCCTGGCGGCCTACAGCCCTTTCTTCCACTCCCTGTTTGCGCAGAGCAAGCAGCTGCGGCGGGTGGACCTGTCTCTGGACGCCCTGACCTCCCAGGGCCTGCAGCAGATCCTGAACTTCATCTACACCTCCAAGCTGCTGGTGAGCAGCCGCACTGTCCGCGACGTGCTCAACGCCGCCGCCCTGCTGCAGATGAGCGACATCGCGGCCTCCTGTCGCGACCTCATCAGCAGCCACTCGCTGAGAACCACCTGCGCAGACATGGCCAATCAGGAAGGAGCTGGTGTGGCGACGCCCTCCAGCCTGCTGTACACGGATATCAAACAGGAGGCAGAGCTGGGGTATAAGAGGGAGGGCAGCTTCTCTGTGAGGGTGGAGGAGGCAGGCAAGACGAAGGTGGAGAGCAATGGAGAGCAGTCGAAGAGCCCAGACAGCCACGCCTCCTTCAACAGAGACCAGATCATTGTTGAAGTCAACCTCAACAACCAGACCCTCAACGTGTCAAAGGGCCCCGAGAGCAAATCAGCAAACATCATTGAGGCCGGCGCCATGTTTAGTTGCTGCCACGACGAGAGAGATTCAGAAGAGGAGAGCGAGGCGGAGAATGACGACACAGTTGGAGAAGAGGAAGATGATGACCTGAGGAGGGGGGGGATGATGGGGCAGAGCAGCGGggaggaagacgaggaggaggaggacgaggaagaggaggagaataCTCTAAACATTCCAGGTTTGGAACCGCCGGCCCTGATGGCTCGACCCCGCCGGGGAACCAGAGCCTTCGCCATTTCCTGTACAACCACCTCCATGAGGCAGACTCTCACCGAGGCGACGCTGGCCAATCAGAGGCCGGGGAAGAGGATGCTGGATCCAGACGGGCCGGGCCAGAAGGTGAGGCTGGAGGAGAAGCAGCACTTCCCCTGTAAGAAATGCCCTCGCGTCTTCAACAACCGCTGGTACCTGGAGAAGCACATGAACGTCACTCACAACCGCATGCAGATCTGCAACAACTGCGGGAAACGCTTCCTGCTGGAGAGCGAGCTGCTGCTGCACCAGCAGACCGACTGCGAGAAGAGCATCCAG TGTGTAACATGTGGCAAGGCCTTCAAGAAGCTGTGGTCGTTACACGAGCACAACAAGATCGTGCACGGTTACGCCGAGAAGAAGTTCTCCTGTGAGATCTGCGAGAAGAAGTTCTACACCATGGCTCACGTCAGGAAGCACATGGTCG cccaTACGAAGGACATGCCGTTCACCTGTGAGACGTGCGGGAAGTCGTTCAAGCGCAGCATGTCCCTGAAGGTGCACTCTCTGCAGCACTCGGGAGAGAAACCCTTCAAGTGTGAG AACTGCAGCGAGCGCTTCCAGTACAAATACCAGCTGCGCTCCCACATGAGCATCCACATCGGACACAAGCAGTTCATGTGCCAGTGGTGCGGAAAGGACTTCAACATGAAGCAGTACTTTGACGAACACATGAAGACGCACACTG GAGAGAAGCCGTACATCTGTGAGATCTGCGGGAAGAGCTTCACCAGCCGGCCCAACATGAAGCGCCACCGCCGCACACACACCGGGGAGAAGCCGTACCCCTGCGAGGTGTGCGGTCAACGCTTCCGCTTCTCCAACATGCTCAAGGCCCACCGAGAGAAATGCTTCCGCGTCAGCAACCCCATGGTGAGCGACGGCACCGACCCCCTCGGCCTCCACCAGCCTCTGGCCTCGCCCGACGTGGACTCTCCCGGCTCTGCAACCACACCCTCCGCTGCCTCTAACCCCCTCCATGGCTCCCTGCTGCACTCCATGGGGGGGCTGCCTCCCACCCAGCATTTACCCCCACCGCCTCCCCTGTTTTCAGCCGGTAGGATGAACTCCAACAACTAA